In Hermetia illucens chromosome 1, iHerIll2.2.curated.20191125, whole genome shotgun sequence, one genomic interval encodes:
- the LOC119651251 gene encoding carbohydrate sulfotransferase 11 produces the protein MRKSVCNKASSTVRETEQSHKMLKILCSIRRPSIYLKYFGAISLVIFYFTFLFRESLHAYEINKGGSNLYKEENRPKSIPKRSRLALGRRYPEVNNNPRVITTRTLTTVNPIYEYSEELHSAIENELLARKSHLWDVCIRENIIGIYPPNAWEFFLSPGHNLVWCNVFKAASSTWMYYFNILGGYDIKYLQRTKTSPLELARKRFPRPKSSELIDSLYNSVSFLIVREPFERLLSAYRDKLEGCRNKYYKVLGKQIVRQFRNDSELKRHNTGPTFKEFLLFLIQSYKTSKPFDEHWTPVYKFCTPCSINYTLIAKVETLQRDTDYIIRQAGLEALLLGKLPKSRMRKISNRAAHNTRGLIEKYFSQVDRKTLDEIINIYRLDFELFNYNLTKYYDIVQPIPTTTPAVRTTSSTTPYSSSSSSSIASSTRDVS, from the exons ATGAGAAAAAGTGTATGTAACAAAGCAAGCAGCACAGTCAGAGAAACCGAACAAAGCCATAAAATGCTTAAAATATTATGTTCAATtcgacgccctagcatttatcTTAAATATTTTGGTGCTATATCATTAgttattttctattttacatTTCTATTCCGAGAGTCATTACATGCATACGAAATAAATAAGGGTGGGAGCAATTTGTATAAAGAGGAG AATCGGCCCAAATCTATACCAAAAAGATCTCGTCTAGCCTTGGGAAGAAGATACCCTGAAGTTAACAACAATCCAAGAGTTATAACCACCCGTACATTGACCACGGTGAATCCAATTTATGAATATTCAGAAGAATTGCACAGCGCCATTGAAAATGAATTATTAGCACGTAAATCACATCTATGGGATGTTTGTATTAGAGAGAATATTATTGGAATTTACCCACCGAATGCATGGGAATTTTTCCTGTCGCCGGGGCACAATTTAGTATGGTGCAATGTATTCAAAGCGGCAAGCAGTACCTGGAtgtattattttaatattttag GCGGTTATGATattaaatatttacaaagaactAAAACATCACCACTAGAATTAGCCCGTAAACGTTTTCCGAGGCCAAAGTCATCAGAATTAATTGATTCACTTTATAATTCTGTATCATTTTTAATTGTACGTGAACCTTTTGAAAGACTACTATCGGCATACAGGGATAAATTGGAAGGATGCCGCAATAAATATTATAAAGTATTAGGCAAACAAATAGTTAGGCAATTTCGTAACGATAGCGAATTAAAACGACACAATACCGGACCAACATTTAAagaatttcttctatttttaatACAAAGCTACAAAACAAGTAAACCattcgatgagcattggacacCCGTTTATAAATTTTGTACACCATGCAGTATTAATTATACGCTAATTGCTAAAGTTGAAACATTACAACGTGATACAGATTACATAATACGACAAGCGGGATTGGAGGCACTACTGTTGGGCAAATTGCCAAAGAGTCGTATGAGAAAGATATCGAACCGGGCGGCACATAATACAAGAGGGTTGATAGAAAA atatttctctCAAGTCGATCGCAAAACTTTGGATGAAATCATAAACATCTATCGTCTGGATTTTGAATTGTTCAATTATAACTTAACTAAATATTATGATATCGTTCAACCAATACCGACAACAACGCCTGCAGTAAGAACAACCAGTAGTACAACCCCGTATTCAAGTTCAAGTAGTAGCTCAATAGCATCTAGTACACGAGATGTTTCGTAA